The following proteins are encoded in a genomic region of Corallococcus silvisoli:
- a CDS encoding DUF3293 domain-containing protein, with the protein MGEAEDRGWSEQSLIIPGLPRAEAERFGRAHGQVAVLADRTGGPAELLLCGNEAPPSAP; encoded by the coding sequence ATTGGCGAGGCCGAGGACCGCGGTTGGTCCGAGCAGAGCCTCATCATCCCGGGACTGCCCCGCGCGGAGGCGGAGCGCTTCGGTCGCGCGCACGGTCAGGTGGCCGTCCTGGCGGATCGCACCGGAGGTCCCGCGGAGTTGCTGCTGTGTGGCAACGAAGCGCCGCCATCCGCGCCATGA
- a CDS encoding bifunctional metallophosphatase/5'-nucleotidase, whose product MPQATPRSSPLGARPSVFLLAGAFVTGMFLFAHGGCGGDECQDAADCRFDHSTPAEGKEWVCEDKRCEQHPVQQPPPDAGSDAGMPDAGTPDSGTPDAGMPDAGMPDAGRPDSGMPDSGPTTVSVQVLAFNDFHGQLEEPAGQILTGVAPDGGPVRVNAGGVTYFARHIAALRATNPNTVVVAAGDLIGASPLLSALFHDEPTIEAMNLIGLDLVAVGNHEFDEGSTELLRMQSGGCHPVDGCLDGDGFPGAKFKFLAANVATGVDRTLFPRYDVREFEGVKVAFIGMTLEETPEIVTPTGVAGLTFKDEVQTVNALVPELRRQGIEAIIVVVHQGGIATSGSLVNDCKGAGANGLISGAIVGIAKGLDDAVDVIVSGHTHQAYNCVIDGKVVTSASSMGQLVTDIDLTLSKATGDVVEARANNVIVTRDVQEVGEVKELVTKYQELVTPLANRVVGWVAQTLRTQSDSAGQSTLGYVVADSQLEATKPANLGGAQVAFMNPGGVRADIAQGEVTYGEVFTTQPFGNSLVTLTLTGAQIGQLLERQWRSSGATLMLLPSAGFTYAFSASAPIGSRVDPASIRINGVPVSLTAEYRVTANNYLASGGDGFSVLAEGKNRLGGAVDSDALEAYLKAHSSQASPLPAPALNRVTVRP is encoded by the coding sequence ATGCCACAAGCCACACCGCGCTCGTCACCTCTGGGAGCGCGTCCCAGCGTCTTCCTGCTCGCCGGAGCGTTCGTCACCGGCATGTTCCTCTTCGCCCATGGCGGCTGCGGAGGTGACGAGTGCCAGGACGCCGCCGACTGCCGCTTCGATCACAGCACACCGGCCGAGGGCAAGGAGTGGGTCTGCGAGGACAAGCGCTGCGAGCAGCATCCCGTCCAGCAGCCGCCTCCGGATGCGGGCTCGGACGCGGGGATGCCCGACGCGGGGACGCCCGACTCGGGGACGCCCGACGCGGGGATGCCCGACGCGGGGATGCCCGACGCGGGGAGACCCGACTCGGGGATGCCCGACTCGGGTCCCACCACGGTGAGCGTGCAGGTGCTGGCGTTCAATGACTTCCACGGACAGCTCGAGGAGCCCGCGGGCCAGATCCTGACGGGCGTGGCCCCCGACGGTGGACCGGTGCGGGTGAACGCGGGCGGCGTGACGTACTTCGCCCGGCATATCGCGGCCCTGCGGGCCACCAATCCGAACACGGTGGTGGTGGCGGCGGGAGACCTCATCGGCGCCTCGCCGCTGCTGTCGGCGCTCTTCCACGACGAGCCCACCATCGAGGCGATGAACCTGATTGGCCTGGACCTGGTCGCGGTGGGCAATCACGAGTTCGACGAGGGCAGCACGGAGCTGTTGCGCATGCAGTCGGGCGGCTGCCACCCGGTGGATGGCTGCCTGGACGGGGATGGCTTCCCGGGCGCGAAGTTCAAGTTCCTGGCGGCCAACGTGGCCACGGGCGTGGACCGCACGCTGTTCCCCCGCTACGACGTGCGCGAGTTCGAGGGCGTGAAGGTGGCCTTCATCGGCATGACGTTGGAGGAAACGCCGGAAATCGTCACGCCCACGGGCGTGGCGGGGCTCACCTTCAAGGACGAAGTGCAGACGGTGAACGCGCTGGTGCCGGAGCTGCGGCGGCAGGGCATCGAAGCCATCATCGTGGTGGTGCACCAGGGCGGAATCGCGACCTCGGGCTCGCTGGTGAACGACTGCAAGGGCGCGGGTGCGAACGGCCTCATCTCAGGTGCCATCGTGGGCATCGCCAAGGGCCTCGACGACGCGGTGGATGTCATCGTCAGCGGCCACACGCATCAGGCCTACAACTGCGTCATCGACGGCAAGGTCGTCACGAGCGCCTCGTCGATGGGGCAGCTCGTCACGGACATCGACCTGACGCTGAGCAAGGCGACGGGCGACGTCGTGGAGGCGCGAGCGAACAACGTCATCGTCACCCGCGACGTGCAGGAGGTCGGCGAGGTGAAGGAGCTGGTGACGAAGTACCAGGAGCTCGTCACGCCGCTGGCCAACCGGGTCGTCGGCTGGGTGGCGCAGACGCTCAGGACACAGTCAGACTCCGCGGGCCAGTCCACCCTGGGCTACGTCGTCGCGGACTCGCAGCTGGAGGCGACGAAGCCCGCGAACCTGGGTGGGGCGCAGGTGGCCTTCATGAACCCGGGCGGCGTGCGCGCGGACATCGCCCAGGGCGAGGTCACCTACGGCGAGGTCTTCACCACGCAGCCGTTCGGCAACAGCCTGGTCACCCTGACGCTGACGGGCGCGCAAATCGGGCAACTGCTGGAGCGGCAGTGGCGGTCGTCGGGAGCCACCCTCATGCTGCTTCCGTCTGCGGGCTTCACCTATGCGTTCAGCGCGTCGGCGCCCATCGGAAGCCGCGTCGACCCGGCGTCCATCCGGATCAACGGCGTGCCAGTGAGCCTGACGGCGGAGTACCGCGTCACCGCGAACAACTACCTCGCGAGTGGGGGTGATGGCTTCTCGGTGCTCGCCGAGGGGAAGAACCGGCTGGGTGGCGCCGTGGACAGCGACGCGCTGGAGGCATACCTGAAGGCACACAGCAGCCAGGCGAGCCCCTTGCCCGCCCCCGCGCTCAATCGCGTCACCGTGCGGCCCTAG
- a CDS encoding MGMT family protein, whose translation MASPTDTQDPFERIYRVCEQVPAGKVATYGDIAAIVGGGCDARMVGHAMAALGSRAAKVPWQRIINRTGGISTSGPRQRELLEEEGVAFDDKGHVRMDAHHWAGPSDAWARAHGFSVLPPRDAPAPASQLKLF comes from the coding sequence ATGGCATCTCCCACCGATACGCAGGATCCCTTCGAGCGCATCTACCGCGTCTGCGAACAGGTGCCGGCCGGAAAGGTGGCCACGTACGGCGACATCGCCGCCATCGTGGGCGGCGGCTGTGATGCGCGCATGGTGGGCCACGCGATGGCGGCCCTGGGTTCGCGCGCGGCGAAGGTGCCGTGGCAGCGCATCATCAACCGCACGGGCGGCATCAGCACCTCCGGCCCTCGCCAGCGCGAGCTGCTGGAGGAGGAAGGCGTCGCGTTCGACGACAAGGGCCACGTGCGCATGGACGCGCACCACTGGGCGGGACCGAGCGACGCGTGGGCGCGCGCCCACGGCTTCAGCGTGCTGCCGCCCCGGGACGCGCCAGCCCCGGCCTCGCAGCTCAAGCTCTTCTGA
- a CDS encoding M15 family metallopeptidase — protein sequence MSPPLLPRGLVLLAWLLATPGFAKDAKVGKAQGKGPRLVRIQGAHRLHRDAAAAFERMAAEARAAGRTLLVTSGWRSYQQQRFLWRRYRNGLGPKAAWPGRSNHNRGLAVDLVVGRDMDSPTYEWLAANACRFGFRRTVASEPWHWEYRPRSTATPQDGEDCLGRPVESEPASAVVRQDAS from the coding sequence ATGTCCCCTCCCCTGCTCCCACGGGGCCTCGTGCTCCTGGCCTGGCTGCTGGCAACCCCTGGGTTCGCGAAGGACGCGAAGGTCGGCAAGGCCCAGGGGAAGGGCCCGCGGCTGGTGCGCATCCAGGGCGCCCACCGGCTCCACCGCGACGCGGCGGCGGCCTTCGAGCGCATGGCGGCGGAGGCTCGCGCGGCGGGGCGGACCCTGCTCGTGACGAGCGGGTGGCGTTCGTACCAGCAGCAGCGCTTCCTTTGGCGCCGCTACCGCAACGGCCTGGGGCCCAAGGCCGCGTGGCCGGGCCGCTCCAACCACAACCGCGGGCTGGCGGTGGATCTGGTCGTGGGGAGGGACATGGACTCCCCCACGTATGAATGGCTCGCGGCGAACGCGTGCCGCTTCGGCTTCCGGCGAACGGTCGCGTCGGAGCCGTGGCACTGGGAGTACCGGCCGCGAAGCACCGCGACGCCCCAGGACGGTGAGGACTGCCTGGGGCGTCCGGTGGAGAGTGAGCCCGCGTCAGCCGTGGTCCGTCAGGACGCCAGCTAG
- a CDS encoding discoidin domain-containing protein, with translation MTSATAPSGSVTRSGAYDSSYEAWQAFDSSNTSMWISAVYQTPAWIAYEWTDFTPRLVTSYAITFANGSLTSRAPSAWTLEGWNGSGWVVVDTRSGETGWPGLQTRTYTVGSPGSYLKYRLNITDDNDPAAGIVVVSMGKLELFGCGQAHCGYNGETCCPGQVCSGVLTCSGGTCQLFCGHIGETCCSGAYCVQGGCGVSNRCESCGYRNGPCCGNTCGFPLTCSFGRCQ, from the coding sequence ATGACCAGCGCGACGGCCCCCAGCGGCAGTGTCACCCGGTCAGGCGCCTATGACTCCTCGTATGAGGCCTGGCAGGCCTTCGACAGCTCCAACACGAGCATGTGGATCTCCGCCGTCTATCAAACGCCGGCGTGGATCGCCTACGAGTGGACGGACTTCACGCCCCGGCTCGTCACCAGCTACGCCATCACGTTCGCCAACGGCTCGCTGACCAGTCGCGCGCCCAGCGCCTGGACGCTGGAGGGGTGGAATGGCAGCGGTTGGGTGGTGGTGGACACGCGCTCGGGAGAGACCGGCTGGCCCGGGCTGCAGACCCGCACCTATACGGTGGGGTCCCCGGGAAGCTACCTGAAGTACCGGCTGAACATCACGGATGACAATGATCCGGCGGCGGGCATCGTCGTCGTCTCCATGGGGAAGCTGGAGCTGTTCGGCTGCGGTCAGGCCCATTGTGGTTACAACGGCGAGACGTGCTGCCCGGGGCAGGTCTGCTCAGGGGTCCTCACGTGCAGCGGTGGGACCTGTCAGCTGTTCTGCGGCCACATCGGTGAAACCTGCTGCTCGGGGGCCTACTGCGTGCAGGGTGGGTGTGGTGTGTCGAACCGCTGCGAGTCCTGCGGCTACCGGAACGGGCCCTGCTGCGGCAATACGTGTGGCTTCCCGCTCACGTGCAGCTTCGGCAGGTGCCAGTGA
- a CDS encoding sigma-54-dependent transcriptional regulator, translating to MKTWIRFLGSRATQLRQTVLGALQGSGLEMVSRPEEAPPGLGVIVFDEVEANTLEAVRDCRLSPSTRVLAVATTGQGLGEGACWRLLQAGASDVLVWEGARDAAAEIAARLERWHQVERLIESPAVQRRLVGRAATWLPVLRQLVEVAAFTDASVLLLGESGTGKEEMACLIHELDMRPDKRELVTLDCTTVVPELSGSEFFGHERGAFTGATNTRDGAFALAHGGTLFLDEVGELPLALQAQLLRVVQERLYKRVGSNTWQRTDFRLVCATNRELSQQVAQGGFRRDFFHRILSWVCRLPPLRERPEDILPLAQHFLRSMRPDMALELDPHVREYLLKRSYPGNIRELRQLIGRLCKRHVGTGPITVGDIPPDELPSSEGLGDWQDVSFAQAIQRALSLGVGLKEIGRSASDTAIRLALAEEQGNLQRAARRLGVTDRALQLRRAQRDE from the coding sequence ATGAAAACCTGGATTCGCTTCCTGGGGAGTCGCGCCACTCAACTCCGGCAGACGGTGCTGGGAGCCCTCCAAGGCTCGGGCCTCGAGATGGTGTCGCGCCCGGAGGAAGCTCCCCCTGGCCTCGGAGTGATTGTCTTCGATGAAGTGGAAGCGAACACGCTGGAAGCCGTGCGGGACTGCCGGCTGAGCCCTTCGACACGGGTCCTCGCGGTGGCCACGACGGGCCAGGGACTCGGTGAAGGGGCTTGCTGGCGGCTGCTTCAGGCGGGAGCCTCGGACGTGCTCGTCTGGGAGGGCGCGCGTGACGCGGCGGCGGAGATCGCCGCACGGCTGGAGCGCTGGCACCAGGTGGAGCGGCTCATCGAGTCGCCCGCCGTGCAACGGCGCCTGGTGGGCCGGGCCGCCACCTGGCTCCCGGTGCTGCGCCAGCTCGTGGAGGTGGCCGCGTTCACTGACGCCTCGGTGCTGCTGCTCGGGGAGAGCGGCACCGGCAAGGAGGAGATGGCCTGTCTCATCCACGAGCTGGACATGCGCCCGGACAAGCGGGAGCTGGTGACGCTGGACTGTACGACGGTGGTGCCGGAGCTGTCGGGCAGCGAGTTCTTCGGGCATGAGCGGGGCGCCTTCACGGGAGCGACGAACACCCGAGACGGGGCCTTCGCCCTGGCCCATGGCGGGACGCTGTTCCTGGACGAGGTGGGCGAGCTGCCCCTGGCCCTCCAGGCTCAGTTGCTGCGGGTGGTGCAGGAGCGTCTGTACAAGCGCGTGGGCTCCAACACCTGGCAGCGGACGGACTTCCGGCTCGTCTGCGCCACCAACCGCGAGCTGTCCCAGCAGGTCGCCCAGGGCGGCTTCCGCCGCGACTTCTTCCACCGCATCCTGAGCTGGGTGTGCCGGCTCCCGCCCCTGCGCGAGCGACCCGAGGACATCCTCCCGCTGGCCCAGCACTTCCTCCGGTCGATGCGACCCGACATGGCGCTCGAGCTGGATCCCCACGTGCGGGAGTACCTCCTCAAGCGCAGCTACCCGGGAAACATCCGGGAGCTGCGTCAGCTCATCGGGCGCCTCTGCAAGCGGCACGTGGGCACCGGGCCCATCACCGTGGGCGACATTCCCCCCGACGAGCTCCCTTCCTCCGAAGGGCTCGGGGACTGGCAGGACGTCTCGTTCGCGCAGGCCATCCAGCGCGCCCTGTCGCTCGGGGTGGGGCTCAAGGAGATTGGCCGGAGCGCCTCGGACACGGCCATCCGGCTGGCCCTCGCCGAGGAGCAGGGCAACCTCCAACGCGCCGCCCGGCGGCTGGGCGTCACGGACCGCGCGCTCCAGCTCCGCCGGGCCCAGCGCGACGAATAG
- a CDS encoding amidohydrolase family protein produces the protein MIIDCHCHAGKGDGLTGPWDTSAPLEDYLRRASAAGISRTVLLAAFHSDYATANRQVARLVKRHPERFYGFAFVHAVRDRGRVFERVQEAVRRYGFRGIKVHRYDARISREICEVARAFALPILYDVMGEVSGVELIATEYPEVSFIIPHLGSFADDWRAQRALLDLLARLPNVHADTAGVRRFDLLEEAVERAGAHKLLFGSDGPWLHPGVELAKVLALELSPKDRQLVLGGNLLRLMGRCRPRPLGRRSAWKGPAPSVEEEPRDPWTPDALRGGGC, from the coding sequence ATGATCATCGACTGCCATTGCCATGCCGGGAAGGGCGACGGGCTCACCGGCCCCTGGGACACCTCCGCGCCGCTGGAGGACTACCTGCGGCGCGCGTCCGCCGCGGGCATCTCCCGCACGGTGCTGCTGGCCGCGTTCCACTCCGACTACGCCACGGCGAATCGCCAGGTGGCCCGCCTCGTGAAACGCCACCCGGAGCGCTTCTACGGCTTCGCCTTCGTGCATGCCGTGAGAGACCGCGGGCGCGTCTTCGAGCGGGTCCAGGAGGCCGTGCGGCGCTACGGCTTCCGGGGCATCAAGGTCCACCGCTACGACGCGCGCATCTCCCGTGAGATCTGCGAGGTGGCCCGGGCCTTCGCGCTGCCCATCCTCTACGACGTGATGGGAGAAGTCTCCGGTGTGGAGTTGATCGCCACCGAGTACCCGGAGGTGAGCTTCATCATCCCGCACCTGGGCAGCTTCGCGGACGACTGGCGAGCGCAGCGCGCGCTGTTGGACCTCCTGGCGCGCCTGCCCAACGTCCACGCCGACACCGCTGGGGTGCGCCGCTTCGACCTGCTGGAGGAGGCGGTGGAGCGGGCCGGGGCACACAAGCTGCTCTTCGGCTCGGATGGCCCGTGGCTGCACCCGGGGGTGGAGCTGGCCAAGGTGCTCGCGCTGGAGCTGTCTCCGAAGGACCGGCAGCTCGTGTTGGGGGGCAACCTGCTGCGATTGATGGGCCGGTGCCGCCCAAGGCCCTTGGGGCGGAGGTCTGCCTGGAAGGGCCCGGCCCCCTCGGTGGAGGAAGAGCCGCGAGACCCCTGGACCCCCGATGCGCTCCGAGGCGGCGGATGCTGA